The DNA window TATTTAATTGTTATGGTGTATACTATAAGAAGCTAAAGATTGTAAGTGCTGCTCCACTGAGTGCACAAAAGAAATCACCTAGGAACTGCGACATACCTAGGTGGTTTCTTTAATTATAATGGACAAAATTCTAAAATAATGTATACTATAAGTAGCTGAAGGATTGTAAGAATTCACTGTAAGCACAAAAAAACTCCCTCAAGAACGGCGAAATACTTGAGGGAGTTTTTTATTGCTTATAATCGTCTAAGCTAACGGGGTTAATCACCATGAAACTTCCTATCTAACCACTTGCAAATGAGATAGCTGGTCACATTTACCACGATAGGAATTAGAAGGATTATAAGAATATCTTTCACTGTTGCACCTCCTTTCTGTACCTGATTCCCCAGAACGGAGTGGTGACATCTTGATTGTAGTACATATAACTATATATTTCTTATGCAATTCGTGTAATTATCATGTATAGTAGATATATATCGGTAATAACGTATGAAATTAAAATTGGAGGCTGTATGTCTTTATTTGAGTTAGAGAAGAGCTTGTCTTTTGATGAATATATAGCGTCCTTTGATGCAGAGAGAGTAGAGAAGGTACGCGGTTTTGTAGATTGGCTTGCTCAGTATCAAGGTAGTTTTGTCCATAATCCTTGGGGTGAGGTAAATCCTGATTTAGAGATTGTCACAAAGGGCTTTGATGCGGCACAGGTGCGCCGAGATAATTTGGTCGCTTATTTATTGCCGCGCTTAGGTCGAGCTAAGGTCTTTGTAGTGGCAGAGGCTGTAGGATACCAAGGAGGCCGCTTTACAGGGATTGCCATTACTTGTGAAAGAATGCTATTAGATAAGCACAAAACCATTCGTGCGAAGGATGTAACGACTATTCAGTTGGAACGTACTAGTTCACCTACTAGCTCTTTGTTAAAAGGAACACAGCAAAAGGATGGTTTTAATGAACCTACTGACACTGTAGTATGGAGTGCCATTGTTGAAAAGGGTATCAATACCTATGATACATTGTTGTGGAATATATTCCCCTTTCATCCACATAAGGATGGCAACCCATTGACTAATCGCACACCTACGGATAAAGAGCAACAACTAGGTTGGGAGTATACAAAACGCTTGTTAGATTTACATCTTGAACTAGGCGGTGTAGAACCTCTTGTGCTCGCCGTAGGGCAAAAGTCTGCTGATACAATGGGCAAATTTGGCTTGTCTGCCATTGGTTTGCGACATCCCGCAAACGGCGGAGCTAATCTCTATCGACAAGGATTTGCTGAGGCGGTAGCTACCTATTTAAAATAATAGGTGATTGAGATTATTAAAATAATAAGTAATTGAGATAATTAAAATAATAAAAGATTGAGAGTTTCGGAGAGAAGTTTATGAAACGGTATATTTCTGTCATTGAAGAGAATGGTGCGTGGCATATCGAGGGCTTTTACAAAACTATGCCAGATGATGACAAATAGAATATGATATATCTAAATAGCGTTAACATGGGGGCTACCCTCTTTTGTTAACGCTATTTTTATGTTACAATAGACATAACGTATGAAAGCGAGGCTTTCATCAAAATCGATCGGATTATATTGCAAGACCCATTGGATAGGGACGAAGAGAACGTACCCGTCGCGGCTGACATGTCTAATGATGGCAATATACTCATTTGCTATGGCAAATGGTCACAACAACACTAGGAACGGCAAAAATTGATAGCGCATTTTTGCGCCCATTTGACGAGACGCTAGTATTTTAGCGCCTTTTTCTTTGTGTGGCCTCCATAGCATAGATCAATTCAAGTGATAGGTGAGAAAAGAAACTATGTTAAATAAAATAATGAACAAAATTTTAGGAGGAACTGTGAATACAACAGATAATCAGGTTACTGCACAAGTGAAAGCAGAACCAACAGTAGCAAAACCTGCTACTCGTACAGCTGCGGCTGAAGGCGAACATAAACAGACTCGCCGCCGCACTAATACACGCCGCCCTGCTGGCGAGGGTCGTACTCGTCAACATGCAACTGGTGAAGGTGAAGGCACAACACGCCAACGCCGTACAAATACTCGTACAAATGCAAATGGTGGTCGTACTAATACGACACGCCGTACAAATACACGTCGCAATGCTGAGCAAGGTGAAGGTCAAGAACGTACAGAACGTAAACCTCGTCAAACTCGTGCACCACGTGGTGAACGTAGTGAAAATACGCGTAATACGCGCTCTAACAATGGTCGCAATAGTCAAAACCGTAACAACAACCGTCCAAATAATCGCTCCACAAACCGCAACAATCAAGAGGCTCCTGTGGAATTAGTAGGTCGTACACCAAATGGCGCTAATAAGGGGAAATTCCAAATTATCCCTCTTGGCGGTCTTGGTGAAATCGGTAAAAACATGACCATCTTCCAATATGAGGACGAAATCATCGTTCTCGACTCTGGTCTTGCGTTCCCTAGCGAAGATATGCTTGGCGTAGATATCGTTATTCCTGATATGAGCTATATCATCGAGAATAAGGATCGCGTGAAAGCTGTCGTAATTACCCATGGTCACGAGGACCATATTGGTTCCTTGGCATACCTTATGAAAGAAATTAACTGCCCAGTATATGCAACAAATCTCGTTTGTGGTTTGATTGAAGGCAAGTTTAAAGAACATAAGGTATCTCCAAAATGTCTTCGTACTATTGCTGCAGGCGATGAAGTTCAAATTGGTCAAGTGAAGGTTGGTTTTATCCAAACAAACCACTCCATTCCTGACTCCTGCGCTGTGTACTTTGATACACCAATCGGGACTGTACTTCATACAGGTGACTTTAAAATCGACCAAACACCAGTTGATGGCCGTTTGATGGATATGCACAAATTTGCTGAGCTTGGCAATAAAGGTGTATTGGCCTTGATGTCCGACTCTACAAACGTTGAAAAACCAGGTACTACAGGTTCTGAAAGTTCCGTAGGTCCTGCTATTAAACAAGCTGTTGGAGAAGCAAAAGGCCGCGTTGTGTTAGCTACATTTGCATCTAACGTATCTCGTATCCAACAAGCTATTGATGCGGCAGTTATGTTCAACCGTAAGGTTGTCGTTATGGGCCGCAGTATGGTAAATGTTACAGAAATCGCTCAAGAACGCGGTTACTTGAACATTCCACCAAATACAATTATCGACGTAGATGTAATGCACAACTACACAGATGACCAAATTATGATCTTAACAACTGGTTCTCAAGGTGAACCGATGGCAGGCTTGTCCCGTATGGCTACAAGCAACCACCGCACTGTAGAGTTGGCGCCCAATGATACAGTTATCATCTCTGCTACACCAATTCCAGGTAACGAAGGTGCTGTAGGTAGAACTATCGATAACTTGCTCCGATTAGGTTGTCACGTTGTATATGGTAAAGATCGTGGTATCCACGTATCTGGTCATGCGAGTCAAGAAGAGCTTAAAACAATGCTTAACCTTGTTCGTCCAGAATACTTCATTCCAGTTCATGGTGAGTATCGCATGTTGCGTCGCCATGGTGAACTTGGTGTTGCTATGGGCGTAGATCCTAAGAAAGTCCTTATCGGCGACAATGGTCAAATCTTTGAGTTTGATAAAGATGGTGGCCGTAAAGGTGGTCGTGTACAAGCTGGTGCTATCTTCGTTGATGGCCTTGGCGTTGGCGATGTAGGTAACATCGTTATCCGTGACCGTCAACAATTGGCTCAAGAAGGTATGGTTATCGTTGTAATGGCGATGGACAAAGCTTCTGGTACAATCGTAGCTGGTCCAGACCTCGTATCTCGTGGCTTCGTATACGTACGCGATGCAGAAGAACTTATGATTGCTGCAGAACACCGCGTAGACCAAGTTCTTGAAGAATGCGAAATGCAACGCATCAAAGATTGGACTACTATTAAGCAAAACGTACGCGACGCGTTGGGTAAATTCTTCTACGATAAAACTCGTCGCCGTCCTATGATCTTGCCGATTATTCAAGACGTATAATCACATATAATAAACAAAAGTACCGCACCCTATGGTGTGGTACTTTTAACATTTTAAAAAGGACCTATGGAATCTACTATAAATAGCGGTGTCATCGCATTTGTCTACTATATAGGGTATTTGAAGTTACCTTTTTAAACTGTTATAATTAAAAGATACCAATTAATCTATCTTCTTTTATTTAGAATGGAGATTTATGAAACAAACAAATACAAGAGCGATAGTAGAAACAGGATTTGTTAGTGCTATAGGTGTCATCCTTAGTGCTATTAGTGTGTATTTACCAGCTTTCGCTTTTTTATCATTTTTTGTTACACCTGCAGCCATTGGCATAATTGGAACAAAATGGGGTCGCAAGTATAGTATATCGGCAGCTGTTGTTACTACTTTCTTAGCGGTAGTTTTGTTTGGACCATGGAATGGTATACCTGTTGGCTTATTTGCTGCGGTAGGTGTAGGGGTAGGAGAAGGTAACCGTCTTTCTTTAGGGACGATTAAGCGACTACTACTCCCTAGTATTGCTATGTTTGTTGCTGTATTAGTAACTTTAATGGCACAAGTATATGTATCTGGTATTACTCTATCAATGATAGATACACAGATGACCGAGCAAGTTCGTATGATTGCTGATCAAGCCTTACAGACGAATCCTAATATCACACAGGAACAAGCTGATTTATTTGTAAAAAATGTAGATAAGCTTGCTACTGGTTTGAAGGATGCGTTTTTTGTGGCTGTAGCTATAGCTGCAGTATCATACAGTTATATAACTATTCAGATATCTATATGGCTAGGTAAGCGATTACGTATCTCCATACCTCGATTTTTACCAATTGAAGAATGGAGGATGCCTGTCTGGAGTGCAGGGCTATACGCTTTAGGTATTATTGGTATATATGGTACGCCGCATATCAATATGGACTCTTCCTGGGTCATAGCCATTAGTACTAATGTATTACTCCTCGGTAGCTCTATGTGTTCTATTCATGGTTTTGCAGCTTTAGCAGATTTGATGAGTAGTTACCGCATGAGTAATAAATTGAAGTGGATACTGCTAGGTGTGTATGCCTTTTTCTTTGGTCAAGCACTAGCCATATTTGGTGTCATAGATATGTTTTTAGATTTACGGACACGTTACAAAGCGCGTCAATAGTAATAGAAAGGAGGCCGTTATGAAATCCTTTCAACGGAAATGGGAAGGTTTAGAAATTACCATTATTACCGTTATCGTATTATTGTTATTATTGTTGGCCTATCTAAATTGGGCCATTGCAATTCTAGCTTTAATTATCGTAGTAGCGGCGTATTTGGTTAACTATAACACCATTCATAACCGGCGTCGTTTAGCAAGGGAACAGTTTGGGGCGATGATGAAAAACGTCACACAAGCTTCGAACTTTGCCTTACAAAACTTGCCAATGGGGATTGCTCTTGTTAATAAACAAGGTACCCTCGTATGGAATAATAGTGTCTTTGCAGACTGGGTTAAGGTAGACTGGAATAAACTTCAAAAAATGTCTGCTCTTATGCCTGGCTTCCGTATTGATAAAATCTGGGGCAAATCTGGATTTATGACGGAACAGTATGGAGATAAGTATTTCCAAATTATTTACAAATTCATTGATCCTCGTGATGCACGACCAGATATCAATAGCGAAGATGAATTGGCCGAACATGCAGTCATGGCTCTGTACTTTAAGGACATTACGGCTCTCGAAAAGGCCCGTATTAAAGCTGAAGAAGATCAACCTGTGTGGGGCATGATTCAAATCGATAATCTCGAAGAATTGACAAAAGGTCTTAGTGATCGCGAGTATACTAGCGTTTGGACCGATATTAATAACATTATTACGGATGAAATTGATAGACAAGAAGGTTTTATTCGTAACTTCCAAGATGATATGTACACCTTTGCTATTTCTCGTGGTGCACTTCATGCGATGGAGGAAGATGGGTTTAAAATCCTTGAGAGAATCCGTAAATTGCCTTCTCCCCGTCAAGTGCCTGCAACGATTTCTATCGGGATTAGCGAGAACGTAGGCTCTGTAAAAGAGGTTTCTAGTCGTGCTCGCGCTGCTTTAGATATCGCATTAGGTCGCGGTGGTGACCAAGTGTGTATTATGGATGGTGAAAGTACCCGATTCTTCGGCGGTAATACAGCTGGTGTTGAGAAGAATACCCGTGTTCGTGCTCGTGTTGTATCACAAGCTTTACATGAGCTTATGCTTGATTCCGATAAAATCCTTGTGATGGGTCATAAGCGTGAAGACTATGATGCGTTAGGTGGTATTATCGGTGTTGTAGCTATTGCACGTACCTTGGGTAAAGAATTACGCATTGTACTTTCAAAGGAAACAAGCGCCATTGATAAAATGGTAACTGTTCTGAAAGAAAATGAGTTCTGGACAGAACATATCATCACCCCTGAAGCGGCAAAAGCTTGGGTAGATGCTAATACGCTCACCATTGTATGTGATACACATCGCCAAGAAATGGTCGCAGCTCAAGAGGCTCTTGAAATTTCTGAACGACGCATCGTTATCGATCATCATCGTCGTGCAGCGGACTTCGTAGAAAACCCATTGCTTACATACTTGGAACCAACTGCATCATCTACATCTGAGCTTGTTACAGAGCTTGTACAATACGCAGGTGGTGGCGTAAAACTTTCAAAAGCAGAAGCTACAGGCATTTATGCGGGCATCGTGCTTGATACGAAGAACTTTGTGCAACAAACTGGGGCACGTACCTTTGAAGCGGCCGCATTCTTACGCCGTGCAGGGGCAGATATTGAACGCGTTAAACAATTATTTATTGAAACCTTCGATTCTGTTCAATTGCGTGCTAAAATGGTATTTGAAGCCAATCGAACTGAAGGGATTGCTATCTCCGTAGCACCTGAAGGTTTGAAGGATATGATGGCATTAGCTGCACAAAGTGCGGATATGCTCATCAGTAATGAAGATATTGAAGCAGCCTTTGTACTTTACTCCTTGAATGACGGCGGTATCGGCGTTAGTGCTCGATCCAAAGGCAAGGTAAACGTACAGGTTGTAATGGAAGCCTTGGGTGGCGGTGGTCACAGAACTGTGGCTGGTGCCCAATTACAAGGTATGACGATAGAGGAAGCGAAGAAGGCTATCTTAGAGCATGCTCTTGAAGCCCTTCATTCCGCTGAGAAAGAGGAGGAAGAACAATGAAAGTAGTATTGTTAGAAGACGTTAAAAAGGTTGGTAAAAAAGGCGAAATCGTTGAAGTTAGCGATGCATATGGCCGCAATGTATTGATCAAAAAAGGTCTTGGCCTTGAAGGTACAGCAACTAACGTAAATAATGCGAAACAAAAACAAGAATCCATTGCTCACCACAAAGTTGTAGCGAATGATGAAGCTAAAATCTTGGCAGCTCAATTGGCTAAGGTTGAAGTAACTGTAAAAGTTCGCATGGGTGAAGAAGGTCGTGTGTTTGGTTCCGTTACTGCAAAAGACATTTCCGATGCAGCTAAAGCTCAATACAAAGTAGATATCGATAAAAAGAAAATCGAAATCAAAGAACCATTGAAAACATTAGGCGTACATGACGTACTCGTTCGTGTTCATCCTGAGATTACAAGTACTATCAAGGTTAACGTAGTAGCTGAATAATAGTGTTCACCATGCTCTTTGAGTATGGTGAATTCTTTTATCCATAGTGGTTTTGTAAAGGGGATTATCATGGATGTACGCATTCCACCGCATAATTTAGATGCGGAAAAGGCCGTTTTGGGGGCCTTATTAACCAATGGATCCAACTCGGGTGCTGTTGTTGATACAGTGACGAGTATTCTAAAATCTGAAGACTTTTACCGTGATGCGCATCGTATTATTTATGATGCCATCTTAGAAATCGTGCATGCTAATAAGACGGCAGACTTCATCACTGTAGGTGAAGAGTTAGACCGCCGCAAGCGACTCGATGCGGTAGGTGGTCTTGCTTATATTACATCTCTCGCCAATGAATCGGTGTCCTACAATGTAGAGGAACATGCGAAGATCATCAGCGAGAAGGCTCAATTGCGCCGCCTTATCGATGCAGGGAATAAAATCGTAGGCATGACGTATGCTGGTGAAGATGAGCCAACGGCTATCCTCAACAAGGCAGAGCAAATGGTGTTAGATGTAAGTGGTCAAACGCAGTCTGAATCATCCTTCGCGCCTATTGGGGAAGTAGTATTATCTAACTTAGATAAGCTAAATGCGTTGCAACAGCATGATGGTGCTATTACAGGTGTTCCAACAGGCTTTAAGGACGTTGACCATGTCTTTAATGGTCTACAAAAATCTGACCTTATCCTCGTAGCAGCTCGTCCTGCAATGGGGAAAACTGCTTTCACATTGAACATCGCTCAAAACGTAACGATGTTGTACGACAAGACGGTAGCGTTCTTCTCCTTAGAAATGGGCAAGGAGCAGCTCGTTGCTCGTATTCTGTCCTCCGTGGCAGGTGTGAGCTCTGAAAAATTGCGCCGTGCAAACATGAAGAATGAAGACTGGGAAAAGGTTATCGCTGCGGCGGACCGCATGAGTAAAGCTAAGCTCTTTATCGATGATACACCGGGCCTTACCGTACAAGATATGCGCTCTAAATTGCGCCGTCTTAAGGTGGAACATGGCCTCGATCTCGTTATCGTCGACTATATTCAGTTGATGCAAGGTCGCAACGGTGGCAAGGGCAGCGAGAATCGTCAACAAGAGGTATCTGAAATCTCTCGTAACCTTAAATTGATCGCTCGTGAGTTCAATGTGCCTCTCATCGCCTTATCTCAGCTGTCTCGTAGTGTTGAAAGCAGACCAGATAAACGGCCTGTACTGTCTGACCTTCGCGAATCTGGTTCCCTTGAACAAGATGCAGATATCGTTATCTTCTTGTACCGCGATAAATATTACGATGAAAACTCCGAAAAAGGGGACAATGCAGAAGTCCTCATTCGTAAACACCGTAACGGTTCCGTCGGTACCGTGGAACTCCGATTCATTGGAGAATTAACACAATTTAAAGACGTGGAATTCCGAGACATGGGGCCGGAACAATAATGAAAACTATCGGGCCGTGTCTATATTGATGGGGCCCGACTTTATTTCGACAACTTAGTTACAAAAAAGCACCACCTATCTCGTGGCTCCAAACGACCGTAAGTCGCCCCTCGATAGGTGGTGCTCTTTTTGTATTACCTTAGCGAAATAAGTCCCATCAATATATAATAGAACTAGATAGTTTTCAGTGTATTGCTAGGAAAGGAGCGCGTGATGAGTAGCGACTTTGAGTTTTTTGTATTTTACTTCTGTTGTGTGGCTCTTTGGTTAATACTTAGTGGGTTGTATTTAATTATCAAACGATTTGTATTACGTCGCAATGGAACTCCAGTAACGATTGTGTCTATACTTCCACGAGTTATAAAGGAAATACCATTTGCTCGTGGTATGGATAAATATATTTATGGTTATGATATTAAGTATATCTTGAATGGTGAGACTCATACTGCTGAAAGTGTAGAGTTTTATATTCCTTTTGGACCAATCGGTGGACCTGTAGTTCTATTTAGTCCGACAGGTGTGCTTGCAAAAAATGGAGAAGTAAGTATAGATAATGTAAGGGTAACTATTGTGTATGGCCTTGCTTCAATTGCATTAGGATTATGGATATTTTTGGGGATGTTGGATTTTGTTAGATAGAAATAAATAGCTATATTTAATAATGTGTTAAATACATAGGCATCTAACATTAGATTATATATCTAGTGTTAGGTGCTTTTTATTTTTCTATAAATTTACCTTTATAATAACAAACATATGTTTGAAAATACTCTGTATTTTTGTTATACTAATCATAGAAATTCTTCTTTTCATATTTCTGGTAGAGTCTAGTGGTTTAGCGGTTTAAGGAGGTGTTTGTATGGGGTCAGCTGATACGGATCGGATGTATATGTGCATTGATTTGAAGAGTTTTTACGCGTCTGTGGAGTGCGCTGATTTGGGGCTGGATCCGTTTACGACGCCTTTGGTGGTGGCCGATGGGTCTCGTGGCAAAGGGGCTATTACATTGGCTATTTCTCCAGCCTTAAAAAAGTTGGGCGTTAAGAATCGCAGTCGTCTTTTTGAGATTCCTCCACATATTGAATACTTAACGGTAAAGCCCCATATGAAGCGGTATATGCAGGTATCTGCTCAGATTTATGGAACCTTGCTCAAGTATGTAGCACCTGAGGATGTTCATGTATATTCCATTGATGAGTATTTCATCGATATTACGCCTTACTTACCGCTATATAAGAAAACGCCCCGTGAGCTAGCACAGATGTTACTTGATGCGGTACTAGAGGCGACTAATATTTACGCTACTGTTGGAATTGGAACGAATTTATTCCTCGCCAAGATTGCTCTTGATATCCTCGCAAAACATGCGCCTGATTTTATAGGGTATCTTGATGAAAGCCTCTTTAAAGAGAAAATTTGGTATCATCAGCCGTTGACCGATATTTGGCAGATTGGTAAGGGTATAGCCAATCGTTTGCACAAGTATGGTGCTTATGATTTGCATGGAATTACCATGGTGCCAGAGGCTAAGTTGTATAAGGAGTTTGGCGTTAATGCAGAGCTTATCATTGATCATGCGTGGGGCCGTGAGCCTTGTACGATTGCAGATATCCA is part of the Veillonella sp. genome and encodes:
- a CDS encoding uracil-DNA glycosylase — translated: MSLFELEKSLSFDEYIASFDAERVEKVRGFVDWLAQYQGSFVHNPWGEVNPDLEIVTKGFDAAQVRRDNLVAYLLPRLGRAKVFVVAEAVGYQGGRFTGIAITCERMLLDKHKTIRAKDVTTIQLERTSSPTSSLLKGTQQKDGFNEPTDTVVWSAIVEKGINTYDTLLWNIFPFHPHKDGNPLTNRTPTDKEQQLGWEYTKRLLDLHLELGGVEPLVLAVGQKSADTMGKFGLSAIGLRHPANGGANLYRQGFAEAVATYLK
- a CDS encoding ribonuclease J, with translation MNTTDNQVTAQVKAEPTVAKPATRTAAAEGEHKQTRRRTNTRRPAGEGRTRQHATGEGEGTTRQRRTNTRTNANGGRTNTTRRTNTRRNAEQGEGQERTERKPRQTRAPRGERSENTRNTRSNNGRNSQNRNNNRPNNRSTNRNNQEAPVELVGRTPNGANKGKFQIIPLGGLGEIGKNMTIFQYEDEIIVLDSGLAFPSEDMLGVDIVIPDMSYIIENKDRVKAVVITHGHEDHIGSLAYLMKEINCPVYATNLVCGLIEGKFKEHKVSPKCLRTIAAGDEVQIGQVKVGFIQTNHSIPDSCAVYFDTPIGTVLHTGDFKIDQTPVDGRLMDMHKFAELGNKGVLALMSDSTNVEKPGTTGSESSVGPAIKQAVGEAKGRVVLATFASNVSRIQQAIDAAVMFNRKVVVMGRSMVNVTEIAQERGYLNIPPNTIIDVDVMHNYTDDQIMILTTGSQGEPMAGLSRMATSNHRTVELAPNDTVIISATPIPGNEGAVGRTIDNLLRLGCHVVYGKDRGIHVSGHASQEELKTMLNLVRPEYFIPVHGEYRMLRRHGELGVAMGVDPKKVLIGDNGQIFEFDKDGGRKGGRVQAGAIFVDGLGVGDVGNIVIRDRQQLAQEGMVIVVMAMDKASGTIVAGPDLVSRGFVYVRDAEELMIAAEHRVDQVLEECEMQRIKDWTTIKQNVRDALGKFFYDKTRRRPMILPIIQDV
- a CDS encoding DUF2232 domain-containing protein; protein product: MKQTNTRAIVETGFVSAIGVILSAISVYLPAFAFLSFFVTPAAIGIIGTKWGRKYSISAAVVTTFLAVVLFGPWNGIPVGLFAAVGVGVGEGNRLSLGTIKRLLLPSIAMFVAVLVTLMAQVYVSGITLSMIDTQMTEQVRMIADQALQTNPNITQEQADLFVKNVDKLATGLKDAFFVAVAIAAVSYSYITIQISIWLGKRLRISIPRFLPIEEWRMPVWSAGLYALGIIGIYGTPHINMDSSWVIAISTNVLLLGSSMCSIHGFAALADLMSSYRMSNKLKWILLGVYAFFFGQALAIFGVIDMFLDLRTRYKARQ
- a CDS encoding DHH family phosphoesterase, which encodes MKSFQRKWEGLEITIITVIVLLLLLLAYLNWAIAILALIIVVAAYLVNYNTIHNRRRLAREQFGAMMKNVTQASNFALQNLPMGIALVNKQGTLVWNNSVFADWVKVDWNKLQKMSALMPGFRIDKIWGKSGFMTEQYGDKYFQIIYKFIDPRDARPDINSEDELAEHAVMALYFKDITALEKARIKAEEDQPVWGMIQIDNLEELTKGLSDREYTSVWTDINNIITDEIDRQEGFIRNFQDDMYTFAISRGALHAMEEDGFKILERIRKLPSPRQVPATISIGISENVGSVKEVSSRARAALDIALGRGGDQVCIMDGESTRFFGGNTAGVEKNTRVRARVVSQALHELMLDSDKILVMGHKREDYDALGGIIGVVAIARTLGKELRIVLSKETSAIDKMVTVLKENEFWTEHIITPEAAKAWVDANTLTIVCDTHRQEMVAAQEALEISERRIVIDHHRRAADFVENPLLTYLEPTASSTSELVTELVQYAGGGVKLSKAEATGIYAGIVLDTKNFVQQTGARTFEAAAFLRRAGADIERVKQLFIETFDSVQLRAKMVFEANRTEGIAISVAPEGLKDMMALAAQSADMLISNEDIEAAFVLYSLNDGGIGVSARSKGKVNVQVVMEALGGGGHRTVAGAQLQGMTIEEAKKAILEHALEALHSAEKEEEEQ
- the rplI gene encoding 50S ribosomal protein L9, with amino-acid sequence MKVVLLEDVKKVGKKGEIVEVSDAYGRNVLIKKGLGLEGTATNVNNAKQKQESIAHHKVVANDEAKILAAQLAKVEVTVKVRMGEEGRVFGSVTAKDISDAAKAQYKVDIDKKKIEIKEPLKTLGVHDVLVRVHPEITSTIKVNVVAE
- the dnaB gene encoding replicative DNA helicase, whose amino-acid sequence is MDVRIPPHNLDAEKAVLGALLTNGSNSGAVVDTVTSILKSEDFYRDAHRIIYDAILEIVHANKTADFITVGEELDRRKRLDAVGGLAYITSLANESVSYNVEEHAKIISEKAQLRRLIDAGNKIVGMTYAGEDEPTAILNKAEQMVLDVSGQTQSESSFAPIGEVVLSNLDKLNALQQHDGAITGVPTGFKDVDHVFNGLQKSDLILVAARPAMGKTAFTLNIAQNVTMLYDKTVAFFSLEMGKEQLVARILSSVAGVSSEKLRRANMKNEDWEKVIAAADRMSKAKLFIDDTPGLTVQDMRSKLRRLKVEHGLDLVIVDYIQLMQGRNGGKGSENRQQEVSEISRNLKLIAREFNVPLIALSQLSRSVESRPDKRPVLSDLRESGSLEQDADIVIFLYRDKYYDENSEKGDNAEVLIRKHRNGSVGTVELRFIGELTQFKDVEFRDMGPEQ
- a CDS encoding DNA repair protein — protein: MGSADTDRMYMCIDLKSFYASVECADLGLDPFTTPLVVADGSRGKGAITLAISPALKKLGVKNRSRLFEIPPHIEYLTVKPHMKRYMQVSAQIYGTLLKYVAPEDVHVYSIDEYFIDITPYLPLYKKTPRELAQMLLDAVLEATNIYATVGIGTNLFLAKIALDILAKHAPDFIGYLDESLFKEKIWYHQPLTDIWQIGKGIANRLHKYGAYDLHGITMVPEAKLYKEFGVNAELIIDHAWGREPCTIADIHAYRPIKHSISHSQILLRNYSYEEAYVPMREMVESLVLELLQIKGVTNHIHVHIGYADDMVRSTGGSKKLKQYTDSLQTLTTAVIKLYEQHCHKNEPIRRLGVSFEDLVNRSAIPQEVDLFSSLATDEEEKERQVHEAMLSIKEQFGKNSILRASSLQEEGTMRFRNTLVGGHNGE